In Corticium candelabrum chromosome 1, ooCorCand1.1, whole genome shotgun sequence, the genomic stretch AAGGAGTAGAGATTACTAGACAGGTAGCAAATAAGAATAAATGAGACATGACATATGTACCATGTTGATCTTAACCTTATAATAACAATATAATAGCTAATATTATGAATATAAATTCTGTCAAGTGAGTGAAATCGTGCCATGTTAGTCATGAACAGATTTGTGTTCTAGTGAACAGTGGGAATGTTTTGGGTACTGCCAAACACGTGCTATATAGACATGTTTATCAGTGCTTGTGTAAATGTGGCAGTCAGTGGTTTTATAGCAAATTGTTTTCGCAGTTAACTGAAATGTAAAAGATTTCGTTAATTGAACGGGTCCTGTTCTCTACTCTTTCTGTAGCAAAAAGGATAAGACTGGTGGGAGAAAGTCACCATTTGCTTTCTTTAAGGAAAAAGTAGTGAGTAAAAGTAAGATCACAAGAGAATGTGTTTGAAGATGTCCCATTTCATGTTTAGTACGTTTTTTGATAGCACATAACATTTGTGGAGAGATCAGTGGACCTATGCATCTGGAACAGTATCGAGCTATCAGTAACTACAAGAAAAACAACCGCGAGCAGATTGATTTAGTGACAGACAAGGAATATGAAGTGATAACCAAAGACACTAGTGGTAGGTACATGTCGGTTCTTGATTAAAATTTATGTCATTAGTTAAGTAATCTGTAGAATTTATTCATTATCTAtttatgcatgttgtttgtgtataggttGGTGGCTGGTGAAGAAAGATGAAATGGAAGGTTGGGTTCCAGCATCATACTTGGAGCCTGTTCATCACAACCCAGAGGTAGACGTTATACCAAAGTCAGACGGTAAGAATTATTTATCTTTATTTTTTGTCGTTAAAATCCATTGTTATTGGCAGAGAGTGAGCAAGTGATTAGCATCAAAGAATTCAAGAGTAGTGGAGAGTTCAAAGATGAACTTAGCTTTCCCGTACATGCTGTGATGAAAGTCATTTACAAAACTCTGGATGGATGGTGGTATGTAAGGTATGTGATTTGCATGGATATGATACTTGCAGGCAGCTAGAGGAGGTAACAAAAAGGATCATATAATAATATTCTTTCAGGTACAATGAAATCAATGGATACGTCCCAGCTGCTTACTTGAAACCACTGAAAGATACTCAAACGTTTGATAACGAGGCCAAAACGGTAAGGGTACCGATTAAATGCAATCTGCTGTTGCTAGTTGTGTGTGATTTGAGCACGTGTATTTCTATAGCCTAGAGTTGTAGACACTGCCATACCTCAGGAAGATGCTAAATGTGAAGAGGCCGTCGGGTTAGCTGCAAAGAAGAAATTTTTTGGAGCCCCACCTCGTCGTGAATCACTCCTCAATGTCCACACAATTCATGCACCAGTGAAAGCTCGTCATGAGATGGAAGAACCTGCCATCCAAGAAGAACAGGAGAAAGATGATGATGAGctggaagaagaagaacaagatgGTTTGTCCTTGATATAAATTTTCTTTATGTCTTTTGAGCACTAAATGTGATATTTGTATTTACAGGATCAGTCGGCAACTCTGATGAACTAGTGGAAGCAGAACCATACAGAGCTGCAGCTGAATATGTGGCAGCCAGTGATGAAGAAGTTAATTTACAAATAGGAGATCAGgtggatgtcatcacaaaAGATGATTCGGGTGTGCATGCTGTTCTGCCATTTATCACAGCGTTTGATCTTGCTTGATGATTACTGGTATATTACAGGTTGGTGGTATGTTTGTGTCAATGATGATTCTACTGGTTGGGCTCCTGCCACCTATTTAGAGTCTGTCAATGTAGATGATGAGAACGAACGGGATCGAAAGAAGCTTCAAAAGAACATTTCACAAGGTATGAGATCTTCCTATTATGTTCAACTTGGTATGACACAACTCTTTCGATCATTCCTTAGATTCAGAAGCCGAATTTGAGAAATATGTTAGTGTTGAGGAACACATTGCACAGGATGAAGATGAGATTTCATTTCCTAAAGGTGTCATCATCACAATTCTACAAAAGtacatggatggatggtggTATGCTAGCTACAATGAGCAAAATGGCTATGTGCCATCATCGTTGCTTGAGCCTCCAGTTGACACAACTAAAGCTGACAAAGTAAATTCGTTTGTGGCCAGTGTAAATCTGTGGCCAACTGAAGCTCTTGCTGTTAGGTGGACATGCCTGCTGTGAAAGTGAGCAAACCCAGTTTTCGGAAGCATATGGTACCAAGAAGGTCAGtgttatgtatgtttgtgtagctgCATTTTCAATTGTATATGTCTTAGGGGAACCATTGATAACTTCAACACTATCTTTGCAGCCATGAATAATAAAGACAATAATGAGAAAATTATAGAAGAGCAGGAAGAAGAAAGAGCTGGAGGGGATGTGTCTCCCAGAGGCAGGACTGTGTCTAATGCAAGCAAGTTACACTCAAGTGGAGCCAAGTTGCAAGAAGAAAGATTCAGTGCAGATAGAATGGGCAGTGGATCTCCTAAAGACAGGACTGTGTCTAATGGCAGAAAGCATTCATTCGGAGGCAAACCGCAGGTACCTCCATCGAGGCCGCCACAACAATTGTTACCCCAACGATTGCCACCTCGTCCTACTCCAGAACAGCTACAACGATGCACTGGACAAGTTCGTGTAGTTTATGGCAAGGGAGAGACTCAAGTGGTGAGACCTATACCAGTCCGACCAGGCGGAGTTGCTCAACATCTCAATTCCTGTCCACTCTCTCCTGAACGTTTCAGACCTGTGTCGCCACGAGCATTTGGGGATTCCAACAGCGAGAACAGTGATGAGTGGGTGAGCTCGTCAGAACTTTCCCCAAACACCCCAATCCAATCTGGTGACAAGCCAACTGTTCCAATACCTCGACGTGCCCCTGAAATGCCAGTACAGAGCAACATTGATGCAAATACGTGTGGTCTTCTTCAAGATCCCAGCTGTTCAACAGGCAAGTTGTTTAGGCCAAGATCTCCATCTTCCCCTGGCTCTCTTGCTCTCACACTTCCTAAATCTCCATCTTCCCCTCGCTCTCCTGCTCCCACACTTCCAAAATCACGAAGTGTGTCATCTGTGAACAGTCCTACTCAATTGTCTCCTGCTTCTGCTCCACCAGCTCTACCTCCTTCTCGCAGAATAAGTGTTGGTACTAGTTATCAGCAGAAAGAAGTGTACTATGTGTGACTGCATACTACTGTATCACAATTATCAAATTCAAGTGTAGCGTCTATTAATCTACACAGGGTTTAATAGCAAACTGGTAAACTTGTGTTGATATGTATTAATGTCTGTTATTT encodes the following:
- the LOC134186107 gene encoding SH3 and PX domain-containing protein 2A-like; its protein translation is MPEKSLNRHVVSANVSDFEKQGTGLKRHYVYTVRVTWSDDSKLLLYRTYLEFFNLHVEVVKLFPIEAGVIHRKDKVLPQLPRKFFIGRANVRKVAEIRREALDKYLEEFLKLEKKIVTCPPAREFFKLRPTDLNPQSKKDKTGGRKSPFAFFKEKVVSKTHNICGEISGPMHLEQYRAISNYKKNNREQIDLVTDKEYEVITKDTSGWWLVKKDEMEGWVPASYLEPVHHNPEVDVIPKSDESEQVISIKEFKSSGEFKDELSFPVHAVMKVIYKTLDGWWYVRYNEINGYVPAAYLKPLKDTQTFDNEAKTPRVVDTAIPQEDAKCEEAVGLAAKKKFFGAPPRRESLLNVHTIHAPVKARHEMEEPAIQEEQEKDDDELEEEEQDGSVGNSDELVEAEPYRAAAEYVAASDEEVNLQIGDQVDVITKDDSGWWYVCVNDDSTGWAPATYLESVNVDDENERDRKKLQKNISQDSEAEFEKYVSVEEHIAQDEDEISFPKGVIITILQKYMDGWWYASYNEQNGYVPSSLLEPPVDTTKADKVDMPAVKVSKPSFRKHMVPRRGTIDNFNTIFAAMNNKDNNEKIIEEQEEERAGGDVSPRGRTVSNASKLHSSGAKLQEERFSADRMGSGSPKDRTVSNGRKHSFGGKPQVPPSRPPQQLLPQRLPPRPTPEQLQRCTGQVRVVYGKGETQVVRPIPVRPGGVAQHLNSCPLSPERFRPVSPRAFGDSNSENSDEWVSSSELSPNTPIQSGDKPTVPIPRRAPEMPVQSNIDANTCGLLQDPSCSTGKLFRPRSPSSPGSLALTLPKSPSSPRSPAPTLPKSRSVSSVNSPTQLSPASAPPALPPSRRISVGTSYQQKEVYYV